A window of Ruminococcus champanellensis 18P13 = JCM 17042 contains these coding sequences:
- a CDS encoding carbohydrate ABC transporter permease has protein sequence MEQTAAIKTEHQIGNGMSRKEAQKIREQSMSKEELAYLRRKRLAEKVWPFLRFLILFGLCFVILYPLIFMISSAFRDPADMSDPTVMWIPRHLSLQPIKDVLKVMNFGPTLLNTLLLNIGCSLVQVVTCSLTGYGFARFKFKGKNLLFGIVIMMILVPSQIILIPQYMQFRYFDIFGLIKLITGDTLTLTDTPWTMYLPALTANGIRAGLMILIFRQFFRGLPKELEDAAYLDGCGPLRTFAQIMVPNARSSFLTVFLFSVVWYWNDYYVSSSFFTNNETIAMMVKNLNTQLNLFLFNDATVQVSVREKIVWLEAGCLLSITPILIMYVFLQKYFTEGIERSGLVA, from the coding sequence ATGGAACAAACTGCAGCAATCAAAACCGAACACCAGATCGGCAACGGCATGTCCCGGAAGGAAGCACAGAAGATCCGGGAACAGAGCATGAGCAAGGAGGAGCTGGCTTACCTGCGCCGCAAGCGTCTTGCAGAAAAGGTGTGGCCCTTTCTCCGGTTTCTGATCCTTTTCGGTCTTTGCTTTGTCATTCTTTATCCGCTGATCTTCATGATCAGCTCCGCGTTCCGGGATCCCGCCGACATGAGCGACCCCACTGTAATGTGGATTCCCCGGCACCTATCCCTTCAGCCCATCAAGGATGTACTGAAGGTTATGAACTTTGGCCCCACTCTGCTCAACACCCTGCTGCTGAATATCGGCTGCTCCCTGGTGCAGGTGGTGACCTGTTCCCTTACCGGATACGGCTTTGCCCGGTTTAAATTCAAGGGCAAGAATCTTCTGTTCGGCATCGTCATCATGATGATCCTGGTGCCCTCCCAGATTATTCTGATTCCCCAGTATATGCAGTTCCGGTACTTTGACATTTTCGGTCTCATCAAGCTCATCACCGGGGATACCCTGACGCTGACGGATACCCCCTGGACCATGTATCTGCCCGCTCTGACTGCCAACGGCATCCGTGCCGGTCTGATGATTCTGATCTTCCGGCAGTTCTTCCGGGGTCTGCCCAAGGAGCTGGAGGATGCGGCATACCTGGACGGCTGCGGCCCTCTCCGGACCTTTGCCCAGATCATGGTGCCCAACGCCCGTTCCTCCTTCCTGACCGTGTTCCTGTTCTCCGTGGTATGGTACTGGAACGACTACTATGTGAGCAGCTCCTTCTTTACCAACAACGAGACCATTGCCATGATGGTCAAGAATCTGAACACCCAGCTGAATCTGTTCCTGTTCAATGACGCCACCGTCCAGGTCAGCGTCCGGGAAAAGATCGTCTGGCTGGAGGCTGGCTGTCTGCTGTCCATTACCCCCATTCTGATTATGTACGTTTTCTTGCAGAAGTACTTCACAGAGGGTATTGAACGCTCCGGTCTGGTTGCATAG
- the htpG gene encoding molecular chaperone HtpG, with amino-acid sequence MKTKQFKAESKRLLDMMIHSIYTHKEIFLRELISNASDAMDKLYFRSLTDEKVGMNREDFAIDLKIDKDARTLTITDNGIGMTQEELEKNLGTIANSGSLKFKNENKLEDDVDIIGQFGVGFYSAFMVAKRVTVRSKAYGSDEAYQWQSEGVDGYTIEPCDKETVGTEIILEIKDDAEDETYSEFLEQYRIQGLVKKYSDYIRYPIRMDMTKSRRKETENADKDAAPEYEEYVENETLNSMVPLWRKNKSELTDADYNAFYKEKFFDYNEPLLHIHTKSEGTATFNALLYIPSKAPYDYYTKEYEKGLQLYSSGVMIMEKCADLLPDYFSFVKGLVDSEDLSLNISRELLQHDRQLKIIAKALEKSIRNELTKLLKNDRAAYEKFFEAFGLQLKFGVYNGYGMNKDALKDLLLFYSSSEKKPVTLAEYVSRMKEDQTCIYYATGENIARIDHLPQTELVKDKGFEILYLTENVDEFAIKMLMNYEGKEFKSVSAGDLDLETEEEKKEIEEKSKEHADLFNDMQKALEGKVKSVRLSQRLKSHPVCLTSEGALSLEMEKVLNAMPTDQKVQADRVLEINPEHPIFAKLVQLQKENPDKLKAYAKLLYDQALLIEGMSIEDPVAFSNQICELMA; translated from the coding sequence ATGAAAACCAAACAGTTTAAAGCAGAATCCAAGCGGCTGCTTGATATGATGATCCACTCGATCTATACCCACAAGGAGATCTTTCTCCGGGAGCTGATCTCCAACGCCAGTGACGCAATGGACAAGCTGTACTTCCGCTCCCTCACGGACGAAAAGGTGGGCATGAACCGGGAGGACTTTGCCATTGATCTGAAGATCGACAAGGACGCAAGAACCCTGACCATCACCGATAACGGCATTGGCATGACCCAGGAGGAACTGGAAAAGAACCTGGGCACCATCGCCAACAGCGGCTCCCTCAAGTTCAAGAACGAAAACAAGCTGGAGGATGACGTGGACATCATCGGTCAGTTCGGTGTGGGCTTCTACTCCGCCTTCATGGTGGCAAAGCGGGTCACTGTCCGCAGTAAGGCATACGGCTCCGACGAGGCTTACCAGTGGCAGTCCGAGGGCGTGGACGGCTACACCATTGAGCCATGCGACAAGGAAACCGTGGGCACCGAGATCATTCTGGAAATCAAGGATGACGCAGAGGATGAGACCTACAGCGAATTTCTGGAGCAGTACCGGATCCAGGGACTGGTCAAGAAGTATTCCGACTATATCCGCTACCCCATCCGGATGGATATGACCAAGAGCCGCCGGAAGGAAACCGAAAACGCCGACAAGGACGCTGCGCCGGAGTATGAGGAATACGTGGAAAACGAGACCCTCAACAGCATGGTGCCTTTGTGGCGCAAGAACAAGAGCGAGCTGACAGATGCGGACTACAACGCCTTCTACAAGGAGAAGTTCTTCGATTACAACGAACCCCTGCTCCACATCCACACCAAGTCCGAGGGCACTGCCACCTTCAACGCACTGCTGTACATCCCCTCCAAGGCGCCCTATGACTACTACACCAAGGAGTACGAAAAGGGCTTGCAGCTGTACAGCAGCGGGGTTATGATCATGGAGAAGTGCGCCGACCTGCTGCCGGATTACTTTAGCTTTGTCAAGGGTCTGGTGGACTCGGAGGATCTGTCCCTGAACATTTCCAGAGAGCTGCTGCAGCATGACCGACAGTTGAAGATCATTGCAAAGGCGCTGGAAAAGTCCATCCGGAACGAGCTGACCAAGCTGCTGAAAAACGACCGGGCAGCTTATGAGAAATTCTTTGAGGCATTCGGCTTGCAGCTGAAATTCGGCGTATACAACGGCTACGGCATGAACAAGGACGCTTTGAAGGATCTGCTGCTGTTCTACTCCTCCTCCGAGAAGAAGCCCGTTACACTGGCTGAATATGTGAGCCGGATGAAGGAGGATCAGACCTGCATCTACTACGCAACCGGCGAGAATATTGCCCGGATCGATCACCTGCCCCAGACGGAGCTTGTAAAGGACAAGGGCTTTGAGATCCTGTATCTGACGGAGAACGTGGACGAGTTCGCCATCAAGATGCTGATGAACTACGAGGGCAAGGAATTCAAGTCCGTATCCGCCGGGGATCTGGATCTGGAAACAGAGGAAGAAAAGAAGGAGATCGAGGAAAAGTCCAAGGAGCATGCAGACCTGTTCAACGATATGCAGAAGGCACTGGAGGGGAAGGTCAAGAGCGTGCGCCTGTCCCAGCGGCTGAAATCCCACCCGGTATGCCTCACCAGCGAAGGGGCGCTGTCCCTGGAGATGGAAAAGGTGCTGAACGCAATGCCCACCGACCAGAAGGTACAGGCGGACAGGGTGCTGGAGATCAACCCGGAGCACCCCATTTTTGCAAAGCTGGTACAGCTGCAAAAGGAGAATCCGGACAAGCTCAAAGCCTACGCAAAGCTGCTGTATGACCAGGCACTGCTGATCGAAGGTATGTCCATTGAGGATCCGGTTGCATTCTCCAACCAGATCTGTGAACTGATGGCTTAA
- a CDS encoding sigma-70 family RNA polymerase sigma factor → MTFFDEIRKKLLTYIDNYGILQKEHMFDSGQRHWMVPIGKEQNLTWIIGTRCRTKEGGSMAKRVTEAHPDYIKRLLELSEESEAETNQAQMQRLKRALRDVIKNDLTPRQKEMVVLYYYEGMRMPQIAQQLNRDVSTVSRTIKRARRNLRDRLKYLI, encoded by the coding sequence ATGACATTTTTCGACGAAATTCGCAAAAAACTATTGACATATATTGACAACTATGGTATACTACAAAAAGAACATATGTTCGATTCTGGGCAACGCCACTGGATGGTGCCCATAGGAAAGGAGCAAAATCTGACATGGATTATAGGGACAAGATGCAGGACAAAGGAGGGCGGCAGCATGGCTAAACGGGTCACGGAGGCGCATCCGGATTACATCAAGCGTCTGCTGGAGCTGTCCGAGGAATCGGAGGCGGAAACCAACCAGGCGCAGATGCAGCGGCTCAAGCGGGCGCTGCGGGATGTGATAAAAAATGATCTGACCCCAAGACAAAAGGAGATGGTTGTGCTATACTATTATGAGGGCATGCGCATGCCCCAGATCGCCCAACAGCTGAACCGGGACGTTTCCACCGTCTCCCGCACCATCAAGCGGGCACGGCGGAATCTGCGTGACCGGCTGAAATATCTGATCTAG
- a CDS encoding carbohydrate ABC transporter permease, which yields MKIPYERRKSLYGYGFIAIWIVGTIKWFLIPLITSLIYSFQNVTPETGGPVSTWAGISNYKYAFMSDPNYRELLVQVLKETFQTAPLIIVFSLFIAVILNQKFRGRTFARAVFFLPVIIATGPVYNIINGDLKTNGNSDASQFSTMFKTDLVKELLTFLGIYGISEDLTTQIETLTTNVFSLVWSSGIQILIFLAALQNIPPSAREAAQIEGATSWEYFWKIILPYVSPMILANLIFTIIDSFTSPTNAVMTRVLEVQNDWQYGLAAAMAWTYFAIVLAAIGLVTMIINHFIYYEVE from the coding sequence ATGAAGATCCCATACGAACGCCGCAAGAGCCTGTACGGCTACGGCTTTATTGCCATCTGGATCGTGGGTACTATCAAGTGGTTCCTCATTCCGCTGATCACCTCTCTGATCTATTCGTTCCAGAACGTTACCCCGGAAACCGGCGGCCCGGTTTCCACCTGGGCGGGCATCAGCAACTACAAATACGCCTTTATGAGCGACCCCAACTACCGGGAGCTGCTGGTGCAGGTGCTGAAGGAAACCTTCCAGACTGCGCCCCTCATCATCGTATTCTCCCTGTTCATCGCCGTGATCCTCAACCAGAAGTTCCGGGGAAGAACCTTTGCAAGAGCCGTGTTCTTCCTGCCGGTCATCATTGCCACCGGCCCGGTGTACAATATCATCAACGGCGACCTGAAAACCAACGGCAACAGCGATGCATCCCAGTTTTCCACCATGTTCAAGACGGATCTTGTAAAGGAACTGCTGACCTTCCTTGGCATCTACGGCATCAGCGAGGATCTGACCACCCAGATCGAGACCCTGACCACCAATGTGTTCAGCCTTGTATGGAGCTCCGGCATCCAGATTCTGATCTTCCTGGCAGCCTTGCAGAACATCCCGCCCTCCGCAAGAGAGGCGGCACAGATCGAGGGGGCAACCTCCTGGGAATACTTCTGGAAGATCATCCTGCCCTACGTCAGCCCTATGATCCTTGCCAATCTGATCTTCACCATCATCGACTCCTTTACCTCTCCCACCAATGCGGTTATGACCCGTGTGCTGGAGGTACAGAATGACTGGCAGTACGGCCTTGCGGCAGCCATGGCGTGGACGTATTTCGCCATCGTTCTGGCGGCGATCGGATTGGTCACCATGATAATCAACCACTTTATTTACTACGAAGTGGAATAG
- a CDS encoding aminotransferase class I/II-fold pyridoxal phosphate-dependent enzyme: MHTPIYEFLTRYAAQDPLRMHMPGHKGRGLGSALDAAFPLDITEIPGADSLFDAAGIIAESEANAAAWYHTAGTVYSTAGSTLCIQTMLALMQQEHRRVLAVRNVHRAFLTASVLLGLEVEWIYPTYTGGILSGTVTPAQIAAALDASPTPACVYVTSPDYLGHCADIAGIAAVCHAHQAPLLVDNAHGAHLGLFSPSRHPIALGADLCCDSAHKMLPALTGCAYLHTSQPRYAARAKAAMSLFGSTSPSYLLLASLDLCNAYLAEHGAADLARVTAALTMLRQELSDCWRFYPGEPLHLTICAAESGMEGTELAQRLEGEGIFCEYADRDFTVLLCGCPTTLQELQRLQDALRRIAALRGQPRQPEPFSLPVPEQVCSMRRAALGDYETVPVEAAEDRICAGVHVPCPPAIPIAVSGERISGACINIFRRYGIPTVDVVK, from the coding sequence ATGCATACACCGATTTATGAGTTTTTGACCCGGTATGCGGCGCAGGATCCTTTGCGGATGCATATGCCGGGCCACAAGGGCAGGGGACTGGGCAGCGCTCTGGACGCTGCCTTCCCCCTGGACATTACGGAGATTCCCGGGGCGGACAGCCTGTTTGATGCCGCCGGGATCATAGCCGAAAGCGAGGCAAACGCTGCCGCATGGTATCACACTGCCGGTACGGTGTACAGCACTGCCGGCTCCACCCTGTGCATCCAGACCATGCTGGCGCTGATGCAGCAGGAGCATCGCCGGGTGCTGGCTGTCCGGAACGTGCACCGGGCATTCCTCACCGCCAGTGTGCTGCTGGGTCTGGAGGTGGAGTGGATCTACCCCACCTACACCGGCGGCATCCTGTCCGGCACCGTCACCCCGGCGCAGATCGCAGCCGCTCTGGATGCTTCCCCGACGCCTGCCTGCGTGTATGTGACCTCGCCGGATTATCTGGGGCATTGTGCGGACATTGCCGGCATCGCCGCTGTGTGCCACGCCCATCAGGCACCCCTGCTGGTGGACAACGCCCACGGTGCCCATCTGGGACTGTTCAGCCCCTCCCGGCATCCCATTGCCCTGGGGGCGGATCTGTGCTGCGACTCCGCCCATAAAATGCTGCCTGCTCTGACAGGCTGCGCCTATCTGCATACCAGTCAGCCCCGGTATGCAGCCCGGGCAAAGGCAGCCATGTCCCTGTTCGGCTCCACCAGCCCTTCTTATTTGCTGCTGGCGTCCCTGGATCTGTGCAACGCCTACCTGGCAGAGCATGGGGCAGCAGACCTTGCCCGGGTGACAGCCGCACTGACCATGCTCCGGCAGGAGCTTTCGGACTGTTGGCGGTTCTATCCGGGGGAGCCTTTGCATCTGACCATCTGCGCCGCCGAAAGCGGTATGGAGGGAACGGAGCTGGCACAAAGGCTGGAGGGAGAAGGGATCTTCTGTGAGTATGCAGACCGGGATTTTACAGTCTTGCTTTGCGGCTGTCCCACTACATTGCAGGAGCTTCAGCGCTTGCAGGATGCCCTCCGGCGGATCGCCGCCCTTCGGGGACAACCCCGGCAGCCGGAGCCCTTTTCCCTGCCGGTACCGGAGCAGGTATGCTCCATGCGGCGAGCGGCACTGGGGGACTATGAAACCGTTCCCGTGGAGGCGGCGGAGGACAGGATCTGCGCCGGGGTGCATGTGCCCTGTCCGCCGGCAATCCCCATTGCGGTCAGCGGCGAGCGGATCTCCGGGGCGTGCATAAATATTTTCCGCAGGTATGGCATTCCGACGGTGGATGTGGTAAAATAG